In Chlorocebus sabaeus isolate Y175 chromosome 5, mChlSab1.0.hap1, whole genome shotgun sequence, one genomic interval encodes:
- the MAZ gene encoding myc-associated zinc finger protein isoform X1 yields MFPVFPCTLLAPPFPVLGLDSRGVGGLMNSFPPPQGHAQNPLQVGAELQSRFFASQGCAQSPFQAAPAPPPTPQAPAAEPLQVDLLPVLAAAQESAAAAAAAAAAAAAVAAAPPAPAAASTVDTAALKQPPAPPPPPPPVSAPAAEAAPPASAATIAAAAATAVVAPTSTVAVAPVASALEKKTKSKGPYICALCAKEFKNGYNLRRHEAIHTGAKAGRVPSGAMKMPTMVPLSLLSVPQLSGAGGGGGEAGAGGGAAAVAAGGVVTTTASGKRIRKNHACEMCGKAFRDVYHLNRHKLSHSDEKPYQCPVCQQRFKRKDRMSYHVRSHDGAVHKPYNCSHCGKSFSRPDHLNSHVRQVHSTERPFKCEKCEAAFATKDRLRAHTVRHEEKVPCHVCGKMLSSAYISDHMKVHSQGPHHVCELCNKGFTTAAYLRIHAVKDHGLQAPRADRILCKLCSVHCKTPAQLAGHMQTHLVGAAPPVPGDAPQPQPTC; encoded by the exons ATGTTCCCGGTGTTCCCTTGCACGCTGCTGGCCCCCCCCTTCCCCGTGCTGGGCCTGGACTCCCGGGGGGTGGGCGGCCTCATGAACTCCTTCCCGCCACCTCAGGGTCACGCCCAGAACCCCCTGCAGGTCGGGGCTGAGCTCCAGTCCCGCTTCTTTGCCTCCCAGGGCTGCGCCCAGAGTCCATTCCAG GCCGCGCCGGCGCCCCCGCCCACGCCCCAGGCCCCGGCGGCCGAGCCCCTCCAGGTGGACTTGCTCCCGGTGCTTGCCGCCGCCCAGGAGTCCGCCGCGGCTGctgcggccgccgccgccgctgctgccgccGTCGCTGCCGCGCCCCCGGCCCCCGCCGCTGCCTCCACGGTGGACACAGCAGCCCTGAAGCAGCCCCCGGCGCCCCCTCCGCCACCCCCGCCCGTGTCGGCGCCCGCGGCCGAGGCCGCGCCCCCCGCCTCCGCCGCCACCATCGCCGCGGCGGCGGCCACCGCCGTCGTAGCCCCAACCTCGACGGTCGCCGTGGCCCCGGTTGCGTCTGCCTTGGAGAAGAAGACAAAGAGCAAGGGGCCTTATATTTGCGCTCTGTGCGCCAAGGAGTTCAAGAACGGCTACAATCTCCGGAGGCACGAAGCCATCCACACGGGAGCCAAGGCCGGCCGGGTCCCCTCGGGTGCTATGAAGATGCCCACCATGGTGCCCCTGAGCCTCCTGAGCGTGCCCCAGCTGAGCGGAGCtggcgggggagggggagaggcggGTGCCGGCGGCGGCGCTGCCGCAGTGGCCGCCGGTGGCGTGGTGACCACGACCGCCTCGGGGAAGCGCATCCGGAAGAACCACGCCTGCGAGATGTGCGGGAAGGCCTTCCGCGACGTCTACCACCTGAACCGACACAAGCTGTCGCACTCGGACGAGAAGCCCTACCAGTGCCCGGTGTGCCAGCAGCGCTTCAAGCGCAAGGACCGCATGAGCTACCACGTGCGCTCACATGACGGCGCTGTGCACAAGCCCTACAACTGCTCCCACTGTGGCAAGAGCTTCTCCCG GCCGGATCACCTCAACAGTCACGTCAGACAAGTGCACTCAACAGAACGGCCCTTCAAATGTGAG aaATGTGAGGCAGCTTTCGCCACGAAGGATCGGCTGCGGGCGCACACAGTTCGACACGAGGAGAAGGTGCCATGTCACGTGTGTGGCAAGATGCTGAGCTCGGCTTATATTTCGGACCACATGAAGGTGCACAGCCAGGGCCCTCACCATGTCTGTGAGCTCTGCAACAAAG GCTTCACCACGGCAGCATACCTGCGCATCCACGCGGTGAAGGACCACGGGCTCCAGGCCCCGCGGGCTGACCGCATCCTGTGCAAGCTGTGCAGCGTGCACTGCAAGACCCCTGCCCAGCTGGCCGGCCACATGCAGACCCATCTGGTGGGGGCCGCCCC
- the MAZ gene encoding myc-associated zinc finger protein isoform X3, translating into MDPSNWSSFIFQGHAQNPLQVGAELQSRFFASQGCAQSPFQAAPAPPPTPQAPAAEPLQVDLLPVLAAAQESAAAAAAAAAAAAAVAAAPPAPAAASTVDTAALKQPPAPPPPPPPVSAPAAEAAPPASAATIAAAAATAVVAPTSTVAVAPVASALEKKTKSKGPYICALCAKEFKNGYNLRRHEAIHTGAKAGRVPSGAMKMPTMVPLSLLSVPQLSGAGGGGGEAGAGGGAAAVAAGGVVTTTASGKRIRKNHACEMCGKAFRDVYHLNRHKLSHSDEKPYQCPVCQQRFKRKDRMSYHVRSHDGAVHKPYNCSHCGKSFSRPDHLNSHVRQVHSTERPFKCEKCEAAFATKDRLRAHTVRHEEKVPCHVCGKMLSSAYISDHMKVHSQGPHHVCELCNKGFTTAAYLRIHAVKDHGLQAPRADRILCKLCSVHCKTPAQLAGHMQTHLVGAAPPVPGDAPQPQPTC; encoded by the exons aTGGATCCCAGCAACTGGAGCAGCTTCATCTTCCAG GGTCACGCCCAGAACCCCCTGCAGGTCGGGGCTGAGCTCCAGTCCCGCTTCTTTGCCTCCCAGGGCTGCGCCCAGAGTCCATTCCAG GCCGCGCCGGCGCCCCCGCCCACGCCCCAGGCCCCGGCGGCCGAGCCCCTCCAGGTGGACTTGCTCCCGGTGCTTGCCGCCGCCCAGGAGTCCGCCGCGGCTGctgcggccgccgccgccgctgctgccgccGTCGCTGCCGCGCCCCCGGCCCCCGCCGCTGCCTCCACGGTGGACACAGCAGCCCTGAAGCAGCCCCCGGCGCCCCCTCCGCCACCCCCGCCCGTGTCGGCGCCCGCGGCCGAGGCCGCGCCCCCCGCCTCCGCCGCCACCATCGCCGCGGCGGCGGCCACCGCCGTCGTAGCCCCAACCTCGACGGTCGCCGTGGCCCCGGTTGCGTCTGCCTTGGAGAAGAAGACAAAGAGCAAGGGGCCTTATATTTGCGCTCTGTGCGCCAAGGAGTTCAAGAACGGCTACAATCTCCGGAGGCACGAAGCCATCCACACGGGAGCCAAGGCCGGCCGGGTCCCCTCGGGTGCTATGAAGATGCCCACCATGGTGCCCCTGAGCCTCCTGAGCGTGCCCCAGCTGAGCGGAGCtggcgggggagggggagaggcggGTGCCGGCGGCGGCGCTGCCGCAGTGGCCGCCGGTGGCGTGGTGACCACGACCGCCTCGGGGAAGCGCATCCGGAAGAACCACGCCTGCGAGATGTGCGGGAAGGCCTTCCGCGACGTCTACCACCTGAACCGACACAAGCTGTCGCACTCGGACGAGAAGCCCTACCAGTGCCCGGTGTGCCAGCAGCGCTTCAAGCGCAAGGACCGCATGAGCTACCACGTGCGCTCACATGACGGCGCTGTGCACAAGCCCTACAACTGCTCCCACTGTGGCAAGAGCTTCTCCCG GCCGGATCACCTCAACAGTCACGTCAGACAAGTGCACTCAACAGAACGGCCCTTCAAATGTGAG aaATGTGAGGCAGCTTTCGCCACGAAGGATCGGCTGCGGGCGCACACAGTTCGACACGAGGAGAAGGTGCCATGTCACGTGTGTGGCAAGATGCTGAGCTCGGCTTATATTTCGGACCACATGAAGGTGCACAGCCAGGGCCCTCACCATGTCTGTGAGCTCTGCAACAAAG GCTTCACCACGGCAGCATACCTGCGCATCCACGCGGTGAAGGACCACGGGCTCCAGGCCCCGCGGGCTGACCGCATCCTGTGCAAGCTGTGCAGCGTGCACTGCAAGACCCCTGCCCAGCTGGCCGGCCACATGCAGACCCATCTGGTGGGGGCCGCCCC
- the KIF22 gene encoding kinesin-like protein KIF22 isoform X2: MDSCSLEIANWRNHQETLKYQFDAFYGERSTQQDIYAGSVQPILRHLLEGQNASVLAYGPTGAGKTHTMLGSPEQPGLIPRALMDLLQLTREEGAEGRPWALSVTMSYLEIYQEKVLDLLDSTSGDLVIREDCRGNILIPGLTQKPITSFADFERHFLPASRNRTVGATRLNQRSSRSHAVLLVKVDQRERLAPFRQREGKLYLIDLAGSEDNRRTGNKGLRLKESGAINASLFVLGKVVDALNQGLPRVPYRDSKLTRLLQDSLGGSAHSILIANIAPERHFYLDTVSALNFAARTKEVINRPFTNESLQPHVLGPVKLSQKELLGPPEAKKARGPEEEEIGSAEPMAASASASQKLSPLQKLSSMDPAMLERLLSLDRLLASQGSQGAPLLSTPKRERMVLMKTVEEKDLEIERLKMKQKELEAKVLAQKAEDSKEKENHCPTILRPLLHRTVTVAKPLKKAVVMPLQLIQEQAASPNAEIHILKNKGRKRKVESLDTPEPEEKAEDCWELQISPELLAHGRQKILDLLNEGSARDLRSLQRIGPKKAQLIIGWRELHGPFSQVEDLERVEGITGKQMESFLKANILGLAAGQRCGPS, from the exons ATGGATAGCTGCTCTCTAGAGATTGCTAACTGGAGGAACCACCAGGAGACTCTCAAATACCA GTTTGATGCCTTCTATGGGGAGAGGAGTACTCAGCAGGACATCTATGCAGGTTCAGTGCAGCCCATCCTAAGGCACTTGCTGGAAGGGCAGAATGCCAGCGTGCTTGCCTATGGACCCACAGGAGCTG GGAAGACGCACACAATGCTGGGCAGTCCAGAGCAACCTGGGTTGATCCCGCGGGCTCTCATGGACCTCCTGCAGCTCACAAGGGAGGAGGGCGCCGAGGGCCGGCCATGGGCCCTTTCTGTCACTATGTCCTACCTAGAGATCTACCAGGAGAAG GTATTAGACCTACTGGACTCTACATCGGGAGACCTGGTGATCCGAGAAGACTGCCGGGGGAACATCCTGATTCCGGGTCTCACCCAGAAGCCCATCACTAGCTTTGCTGATTTTGAGCGGCACTTCCTGCCAGCCAGTCGAAATCGGACTGTAGGAGCCACCCGGCTCAACCAGCGCTCCTCCCGCAGTCATGCTGTGCTCCTGGTCAAG GTGGACCAGCGGGAACGTTTGGCCCCATTTCGCCAGCGAGAGGGAAAACTCTACCTGATTGACTTGGCTGGGTCAGAGGACAACCGGCGCACAGGCAACAAGGGACTTCGGCTAAAAGAGAGCGGTGCCATCAACGCCTCCCTGTTTGTCCTGGGCAAGGTGGTAGATGCGCTGAATCAGGGCCTCCCTCGTGTACCTTATCGGGACAGCAAGCTCACTCGCCTATTGCAG GACTCTCTGGGTGGCTCAGCCCACAGCATCCTTATTGCCAACATTGCCCCTGAGAGACATTTCTACCTAGACACAGTCTCTGCACTCAACTTTGCTGCCAGGACCAAGGAGGTGATCAACCGGCCTTTTACCAATGAGAGCCTGCAGCCTCATG TCTTGGGACCTGTTAAGCTGTCTCAGAAAGAATTGCTTGGTCCACCAGAGGCAAAGAAAGCTCGAGGCCCTGAGGAAGAGGAGATTGGGAGCGCTGAGCCCATGGCagcttcagcctctgcctcccagaaacTCAG CCCCCTGCAGAAGCTAAGCAGCATGGACCCGGCCATGCTGGAGCGCCTCCTGAGCTTGGACCGTCTGCTGGCCTCCCAGGGGAGCCAGGGAGCCCCTCTGTTGAGTACCCCAAAGCGAGAGCGGATGGTGCTCATGAAGACCGTGGAAGAGAAAGACCTGGAGATTGAG AGGCTTAAGATGAAACAAAAAGAACTGGAGGCCAAGGTGTTGGCCCAAAAGGCTGAAGACTCAAAGGAAAAGGAGAACCATTGTCCCACGATCCTCCGGCCCCTTTTGCATCGCACAGTCACAGTGGCAAAGCCCCTGAAAAAGGCTGTGGTGATGCCCCTACAGCTAA TTCAGGAGCAGGCAGCATCCCCAAATGCCGAGATCCATATCCTGAAGAATAAAGGCCGGAAGAGAAAG gtgGAGTCCCTGGATACCCCAGAGCCTGAGGAGAAGGCTGAGGACTGCTGGGAGCTACAGATCAGCCCGGAGCTACTGGCTCATGGGCGCCAAAAAATACTGGATCTGCTGAACGAAGGCTCAGCCCGGGATCTCCGCAGTCTTCAGCGTATTGGCCCGAAGAAGGCTCAGCTAATCATAGGTTGGCGGGAGCTTCACGGCCCCTTCAGCCAG GTGGAGGACCTGGAACGCGTGGAGGGCATAACGGGGAAACAGATGGAGTCCTTCCTGAAG GCAAACATCCTGGGTCTCGCCGCCGGCCAGCGCTGTGGCCCCTCCTGA
- the KIF22 gene encoding kinesin-like protein KIF22 isoform X1, protein MSAGVSTQLRQREMAAAAAAATSGAGRCRLSKIGASRRPPPARVRVAVRLRPFVDGTAGASDPPCVRGMDSCSLEIANWRNHQETLKYQFDAFYGERSTQQDIYAGSVQPILRHLLEGQNASVLAYGPTGAGKTHTMLGSPEQPGLIPRALMDLLQLTREEGAEGRPWALSVTMSYLEIYQEKVLDLLDSTSGDLVIREDCRGNILIPGLTQKPITSFADFERHFLPASRNRTVGATRLNQRSSRSHAVLLVKVDQRERLAPFRQREGKLYLIDLAGSEDNRRTGNKGLRLKESGAINASLFVLGKVVDALNQGLPRVPYRDSKLTRLLQDSLGGSAHSILIANIAPERHFYLDTVSALNFAARTKEVINRPFTNESLQPHVLGPVKLSQKELLGPPEAKKARGPEEEEIGSAEPMAASASASQKLSPLQKLSSMDPAMLERLLSLDRLLASQGSQGAPLLSTPKRERMVLMKTVEEKDLEIERLKMKQKELEAKVLAQKAEDSKEKENHCPTILRPLLHRTVTVAKPLKKAVVMPLQLIQEQAASPNAEIHILKNKGRKRKVESLDTPEPEEKAEDCWELQISPELLAHGRQKILDLLNEGSARDLRSLQRIGPKKAQLIIGWRELHGPFSQVEDLERVEGITGKQMESFLKANILGLAAGQRCGPS, encoded by the exons GAGCTGGTCGCTGTCGGCTAAGCAAGATTGGGGCTAGTCGTCGTCCACCTCCAGCTCGCGTAAGGGTGGCTGTGCGACTGCGGCCATTTGTGGATGGAACAGCTGGAGCAAGCGATCCCCCCTGTGTGCGGGGCATGGATAGCTGCTCTCTAGAGATTGCTAACTGGAGGAACCACCAGGAGACTCTCAAATACCA GTTTGATGCCTTCTATGGGGAGAGGAGTACTCAGCAGGACATCTATGCAGGTTCAGTGCAGCCCATCCTAAGGCACTTGCTGGAAGGGCAGAATGCCAGCGTGCTTGCCTATGGACCCACAGGAGCTG GGAAGACGCACACAATGCTGGGCAGTCCAGAGCAACCTGGGTTGATCCCGCGGGCTCTCATGGACCTCCTGCAGCTCACAAGGGAGGAGGGCGCCGAGGGCCGGCCATGGGCCCTTTCTGTCACTATGTCCTACCTAGAGATCTACCAGGAGAAG GTATTAGACCTACTGGACTCTACATCGGGAGACCTGGTGATCCGAGAAGACTGCCGGGGGAACATCCTGATTCCGGGTCTCACCCAGAAGCCCATCACTAGCTTTGCTGATTTTGAGCGGCACTTCCTGCCAGCCAGTCGAAATCGGACTGTAGGAGCCACCCGGCTCAACCAGCGCTCCTCCCGCAGTCATGCTGTGCTCCTGGTCAAG GTGGACCAGCGGGAACGTTTGGCCCCATTTCGCCAGCGAGAGGGAAAACTCTACCTGATTGACTTGGCTGGGTCAGAGGACAACCGGCGCACAGGCAACAAGGGACTTCGGCTAAAAGAGAGCGGTGCCATCAACGCCTCCCTGTTTGTCCTGGGCAAGGTGGTAGATGCGCTGAATCAGGGCCTCCCTCGTGTACCTTATCGGGACAGCAAGCTCACTCGCCTATTGCAG GACTCTCTGGGTGGCTCAGCCCACAGCATCCTTATTGCCAACATTGCCCCTGAGAGACATTTCTACCTAGACACAGTCTCTGCACTCAACTTTGCTGCCAGGACCAAGGAGGTGATCAACCGGCCTTTTACCAATGAGAGCCTGCAGCCTCATG TCTTGGGACCTGTTAAGCTGTCTCAGAAAGAATTGCTTGGTCCACCAGAGGCAAAGAAAGCTCGAGGCCCTGAGGAAGAGGAGATTGGGAGCGCTGAGCCCATGGCagcttcagcctctgcctcccagaaacTCAG CCCCCTGCAGAAGCTAAGCAGCATGGACCCGGCCATGCTGGAGCGCCTCCTGAGCTTGGACCGTCTGCTGGCCTCCCAGGGGAGCCAGGGAGCCCCTCTGTTGAGTACCCCAAAGCGAGAGCGGATGGTGCTCATGAAGACCGTGGAAGAGAAAGACCTGGAGATTGAG AGGCTTAAGATGAAACAAAAAGAACTGGAGGCCAAGGTGTTGGCCCAAAAGGCTGAAGACTCAAAGGAAAAGGAGAACCATTGTCCCACGATCCTCCGGCCCCTTTTGCATCGCACAGTCACAGTGGCAAAGCCCCTGAAAAAGGCTGTGGTGATGCCCCTACAGCTAA TTCAGGAGCAGGCAGCATCCCCAAATGCCGAGATCCATATCCTGAAGAATAAAGGCCGGAAGAGAAAG gtgGAGTCCCTGGATACCCCAGAGCCTGAGGAGAAGGCTGAGGACTGCTGGGAGCTACAGATCAGCCCGGAGCTACTGGCTCATGGGCGCCAAAAAATACTGGATCTGCTGAACGAAGGCTCAGCCCGGGATCTCCGCAGTCTTCAGCGTATTGGCCCGAAGAAGGCTCAGCTAATCATAGGTTGGCGGGAGCTTCACGGCCCCTTCAGCCAG GTGGAGGACCTGGAACGCGTGGAGGGCATAACGGGGAAACAGATGGAGTCCTTCCTGAAG GCAAACATCCTGGGTCTCGCCGCCGGCCAGCGCTGTGGCCCCTCCTGA